In the Arthrobacter sp. 31Y genome, one interval contains:
- a CDS encoding molybdopterin molybdotransferase MoeA produces the protein MLAQAIFTNSDAGSAVRKSTAGKSTVGKERPHAPTWAEARQLAYQCARPLPSSRVTLRDAIGGTLSTPVVAQQDLPHYASSAMDGWAVNGDGDGPWVMTTAGRPLAAGEASVIATGGLVPTGATAVLRKESGYVSEDGHVSLRHDSRPGETLPGRHIRPAGEEATAGDVLIPAGTLLNPAHIALAAVAGHDHVRIQRKPRVAVVLTGSEVVTSGEPAPGQVRDAFGPQLDTVISQLGGEPVGQQRIGDSYEEWMAALDGPPGGARPDVTVTTGGTGKSGTDHFRDAVAALGGGLLLDGVAMRPGHPAVLAELPDGRFIIGLPGNPLAAMMALMTLGEPLLAGLGNGPLREARLMTSGADVEPDPGRTRLMPCTLVHELAFPASHTGPGMMRGLAWANAYMAVPPEGVAAGSPVSVLPLPWG, from the coding sequence ATGCTTGCACAAGCAATCTTCACTAACTCCGACGCTGGGTCCGCTGTGCGCAAGTCCACTGCGGGTAAGTCCACTGTGGGCAAGGAACGTCCGCACGCACCCACCTGGGCCGAAGCGCGGCAGCTGGCCTACCAGTGTGCCAGGCCGCTCCCGTCGTCCCGGGTTACCCTCCGCGATGCAATCGGCGGCACCCTGAGCACCCCCGTCGTCGCGCAGCAAGATCTGCCCCACTATGCGTCATCTGCCATGGACGGCTGGGCTGTCAACGGCGACGGCGACGGACCGTGGGTGATGACGACGGCGGGACGTCCGCTCGCCGCGGGCGAAGCGAGCGTAATCGCCACCGGTGGGCTCGTTCCCACCGGAGCCACGGCAGTACTGCGCAAGGAAAGCGGCTACGTCTCCGAGGACGGGCACGTCTCACTCAGACACGATTCAAGGCCAGGCGAGACTCTTCCCGGCCGCCATATTCGCCCGGCCGGAGAAGAAGCCACAGCCGGCGATGTCCTCATACCCGCCGGCACCCTTCTTAACCCGGCCCACATTGCCCTGGCCGCTGTGGCGGGCCACGACCACGTGCGGATACAGCGCAAGCCGAGGGTCGCCGTCGTACTTACCGGTTCCGAAGTAGTCACCTCAGGTGAGCCTGCACCGGGGCAGGTCCGCGACGCGTTCGGCCCGCAGCTGGATACCGTCATTTCGCAACTGGGCGGGGAGCCCGTTGGCCAGCAAAGGATTGGCGACTCGTATGAGGAGTGGATGGCAGCGCTGGACGGCCCGCCCGGAGGCGCGCGTCCGGACGTGACTGTCACCACCGGAGGAACGGGGAAATCCGGCACGGACCACTTCCGCGATGCCGTTGCGGCACTCGGCGGCGGGCTCCTGCTGGACGGGGTTGCCATGCGTCCGGGCCATCCGGCAGTGCTGGCAGAACTTCCTGATGGCCGTTTCATCATCGGGCTTCCGGGAAATCCGCTGGCCGCCATGATGGCACTCATGACCCTCGGGGAGCCCCTGCTGGCGGGCTTGGGAAACGGGCCTCTCCGCGAGGCCCGCCTCATGACGTCCGGGGCCGACGTCGAACCCGACCCAGGGCGTACACGGCTCATGCCCTGCACTTTGGTCCACGAGCTCGCGTTCCCCGCTTCCCACACGGGTCCGGGCATGATGCGCGGGCTTGCTTGGGCAAATGCTTACATGGCTGTGCCTCCTGAAGGTGTGGCCGCCGGGTCGCCCGTTTCCGTCCTGCCGCTGCCGTGGGGGTAA
- the fdhA gene encoding formaldehyde dehydrogenase, glutathione-independent, with amino-acid sequence MSGNRAVAYKEPGVVEIIDTDYPTFELKDGPGVNPANVGRKVPHGAILRTVTTNICGSDQHMVRGRTTAPKDLVLGHEITGEVVEVGPDVEFIKVGDIVSVPFNISCGRCRNCKEQKTGICLNVNPDRPGSAYGYVDMGGWVGGQAEFVLVPYADWNLLRFPDRDQALEKIMDLTMLSDIFPTGFHGAVTAGVGVGSTVYVAGAGPVGLAAAVGAQLLGAAVVIVGDMNEDRLAQARSFGCETVNVSNGDPKEQIAQILGVPEVDCGVDAVGFEARGHGKDASHEAPATVLNSLMDITAAGGSLGIPGLYVTGDPGGIDEAAKHGSLSLSLGTGWAKSLSFTTGQCPVMKYNRQLMMAILHDKVQIAKAVNAKAIPLEDAPRGYAEFDAGSATKFVLNPNGYVKG; translated from the coding sequence ATGTCAGGAAACAGAGCAGTCGCCTACAAGGAACCCGGTGTCGTTGAGATCATTGACACTGACTACCCAACGTTTGAGCTTAAAGACGGACCAGGCGTCAACCCTGCCAACGTCGGCCGGAAGGTGCCGCACGGCGCGATCCTCCGGACGGTGACCACCAACATCTGCGGTTCGGACCAGCACATGGTCCGCGGCCGCACCACGGCTCCGAAGGACCTGGTCCTCGGCCACGAAATCACCGGCGAAGTGGTGGAAGTGGGACCCGACGTCGAGTTCATCAAGGTAGGTGACATCGTCTCGGTCCCGTTCAACATCTCCTGCGGCCGCTGCCGGAACTGTAAGGAACAGAAGACCGGCATTTGCCTCAACGTCAACCCTGACCGCCCCGGCAGCGCCTACGGCTACGTTGACATGGGCGGCTGGGTAGGCGGACAGGCCGAGTTCGTGCTGGTTCCCTACGCCGACTGGAACCTGCTGCGTTTCCCGGACCGCGATCAGGCACTGGAAAAGATCATGGACTTGACCATGCTCTCGGACATTTTCCCCACTGGCTTCCACGGCGCCGTCACTGCCGGCGTGGGCGTCGGATCCACGGTTTACGTCGCAGGTGCCGGGCCCGTGGGCCTTGCTGCCGCCGTGGGCGCGCAACTGCTGGGCGCCGCCGTCGTGATTGTGGGCGACATGAACGAGGACCGGCTGGCGCAGGCGCGCTCCTTCGGCTGCGAAACCGTCAACGTGTCCAACGGCGATCCCAAGGAGCAGATCGCACAGATACTTGGCGTTCCGGAAGTGGATTGCGGCGTGGACGCTGTTGGCTTCGAAGCCCGCGGCCACGGCAAGGATGCCTCCCACGAAGCTCCTGCCACCGTACTGAACTCCCTCATGGACATCACTGCCGCGGGCGGATCCCTGGGCATCCCGGGTCTCTACGTCACCGGCGATCCGGGTGGAATCGACGAGGCAGCCAAGCACGGCTCCCTCTCGCTGTCCCTTGGTACCGGCTGGGCGAAGTCCTTGTCCTTCACCACCGGGCAGTGCCCTGTCATGAAGTACAACCGTCAGCTGATGATGGCCATCCTCCATGACAAGGTACAGATCGCCAAGGCCGTCAACGCCAAGGCCATCCCCCTCGAGGATGCTCCGCGTGGCTACGCCGAATTCGACGCCGGATCGGCAACAAAGTTCGTGCTGAACCCCAACGGCTACGTGAAGGGCTAA
- a CDS encoding FdhF/YdeP family oxidoreductase, whose translation MHSKAPRENIDESKLTVTKPKTKAVGIPAVANALKISLEQMGPLRSVQTLLAVNQLDGFDCMGCAWPEHEKRNAAEFCENGAKAVAEEGTRRRVTPEFFAQHSIAELKTRDDFWLGQQGRITHPMFLDEGATHYRAIDWDEAYDLMAEELRGLEHPDQAVFYTSGRTSNEAAFVYQLLVRGLGTNNLPDCSNMCHESSGSALVETIGIGKGSVSLTDLETASLIFVAGQNPGTNHPRMLSALEKAKKNGAIIVSVNPLPEAGLLHFENPQHVAGMIQGTQLTDDFLQIRAGGDQALFQGLGKYLLEAEAAGRNTPGLQTVLDHDFINNHTVGLNDYLRFLEKVEWDDIVEATGLTLEQIHSTGERLLASSATIVCWAMGLTQHKHSVPTLRDVVNVLLLQGNIGKPGAGVCPVRGHSNVQGDRTMGIFEKMPETFHDRLDQEFEFRSPREHGFDTVAAIRAMRDGKVRFFMGMGGNFVRAAPDSDVTELALANTRLSVQISTKLNHSHLSTGRRALILPTLGRTEKDTQRTGDQRVTVEDSMSAVHASRGRLKPASDHLHSEVAIVCNLADRLFKNGHQRLPNTPQAGWLAMRDDYTLIRKHIEAVFDGFEDFEARIQHPGGFVLPHPPRDARKFDTASGKAHFTGNELEFIKIPPGRLVLQTLRSHDQYNTTIYGKDDRYRGIHGGRRVVLINADDITELGFSDGDMVHLISEFQGVDRKAEDFRIVSYSTPKGCAAAYYPETNVLVPLDSVADTSGTPTSKSVIIRLEKA comes from the coding sequence ATGCATTCCAAAGCTCCACGCGAGAACATTGACGAGTCAAAGCTGACCGTCACCAAACCCAAGACCAAGGCCGTAGGCATCCCCGCTGTTGCCAACGCCCTGAAAATTTCGCTGGAACAGATGGGACCGCTGCGAAGCGTTCAGACCCTTCTAGCTGTGAATCAGCTGGACGGGTTCGACTGTATGGGATGCGCCTGGCCCGAGCATGAAAAGCGTAATGCGGCAGAGTTCTGCGAGAACGGCGCCAAGGCAGTAGCCGAGGAAGGCACGCGTCGCCGCGTCACGCCGGAGTTCTTTGCCCAACACTCCATTGCTGAGCTCAAAACCCGCGATGACTTCTGGCTGGGCCAGCAAGGCCGGATCACCCACCCGATGTTCCTCGATGAAGGCGCTACCCACTACAGGGCCATTGACTGGGACGAAGCCTATGACCTCATGGCCGAGGAACTGCGGGGCCTGGAACACCCCGATCAAGCGGTTTTCTACACCTCCGGCCGGACCTCCAATGAAGCAGCGTTCGTGTACCAGCTCTTGGTTCGCGGCCTGGGTACCAACAATCTCCCGGACTGCTCCAACATGTGCCACGAGTCCTCCGGCTCGGCGCTGGTGGAAACCATTGGCATCGGCAAAGGATCTGTCAGCCTGACCGACTTGGAGACGGCATCGCTGATCTTCGTGGCCGGCCAGAATCCCGGCACCAACCACCCGCGCATGCTCAGTGCCTTGGAAAAGGCGAAGAAGAACGGCGCGATCATCGTGTCCGTGAACCCTCTTCCCGAAGCCGGGCTCCTGCACTTTGAAAACCCACAGCACGTGGCCGGCATGATTCAGGGGACCCAGCTGACGGATGACTTCCTGCAGATCCGGGCCGGTGGGGATCAGGCCCTCTTCCAAGGCCTGGGCAAGTACCTGCTGGAAGCCGAAGCTGCCGGGCGGAACACCCCGGGCCTGCAGACGGTCCTGGACCATGACTTCATTAACAACCACACCGTGGGCCTTAACGACTACCTGCGTTTCCTGGAGAAGGTGGAGTGGGACGACATTGTGGAGGCAACCGGCCTCACCCTGGAACAGATCCATTCCACCGGTGAGCGGCTCCTCGCCTCCAGCGCCACCATCGTGTGCTGGGCCATGGGACTGACCCAGCACAAGCATTCCGTGCCCACCCTCCGCGATGTGGTCAACGTCCTGCTGCTTCAAGGCAACATCGGCAAGCCCGGAGCCGGCGTCTGCCCTGTGCGCGGCCACTCCAACGTCCAGGGCGACCGCACCATGGGCATCTTTGAAAAGATGCCGGAGACGTTCCATGACCGCCTGGACCAGGAATTCGAGTTCCGCTCTCCCCGTGAGCACGGCTTTGACACCGTGGCAGCCATCCGCGCCATGCGGGACGGGAAAGTCCGTTTCTTCATGGGCATGGGTGGCAACTTTGTCCGGGCTGCCCCTGATTCCGACGTCACAGAACTGGCTTTGGCCAACACCCGGTTGAGCGTCCAGATCTCCACCAAACTGAACCACTCGCACCTGTCCACAGGGCGCCGGGCGCTGATCCTTCCCACCCTCGGACGCACCGAGAAGGACACCCAGCGCACCGGCGATCAGCGGGTCACCGTGGAAGACTCCATGAGCGCCGTCCACGCATCCCGCGGACGCCTCAAGCCTGCAAGCGACCATCTCCACTCGGAAGTGGCGATCGTCTGCAACCTTGCAGACAGGCTGTTCAAGAATGGCCATCAACGCCTGCCCAACACGCCGCAGGCTGGCTGGCTCGCCATGAGGGACGACTACACGTTGATTCGGAAGCATATTGAGGCCGTCTTTGACGGCTTCGAGGATTTCGAAGCACGGATCCAGCACCCCGGCGGCTTCGTGCTGCCCCACCCGCCACGCGACGCCAGGAAGTTCGACACCGCGTCCGGGAAAGCACACTTCACGGGCAACGAGCTGGAGTTCATCAAGATCCCGCCCGGCCGGTTGGTCCTGCAGACCCTGCGCTCACATGACCAGTACAACACCACCATCTATGGCAAGGACGACCGCTACCGCGGCATCCATGGTGGCCGGCGCGTGGTGCTCATCAACGCTGACGACATCACCGAGCTGGGATTTTCCGACGGCGACATGGTCCACCTGATTTCCGAGTTCCAAGGCGTTGATCGGAAGGCTGAGGACTTCCGCATCGTCTCGTACTCGACGCCCAAGGGGTGCGCCGCCGCGTACTACCCGGAAACCAACGTCCTGGTGCCTTTGGATTCCGTGGCCGATACCAGTGGAACGCCCACCTCGAAGTCGGTGATCATCCGGTTGGAGAAAGCCTAG